One Mercurialis annua linkage group LG3, ddMerAnnu1.2, whole genome shotgun sequence DNA window includes the following coding sequences:
- the LOC126671674 gene encoding protein MEI2-like 1 isoform X5 produces the protein MVPFPSSKLVAPSSLEKNSPAGALSVDYMQAMDQKEKLLIGEGSANMLKNSWNSVDHNAKSWSNFSVQPASYNFAGNRAGFGATQWESSLFSSSLSEVFNAKMKLLENDVQSRRPAKAVALTHEEDEPFESLEELEAQTIGNLLPAEDDLFSGVADDLGINGFISNGDELEDFDLFITGGGMELEGNDRLSVGRNSDSVGGLSNGQVGSNGALVGEHPFGEHPSRTLFVRNINSNVEDSELKTLFEQFGDIRTLYTACKHRGFVMISYYDIRASRNAMRSLQNKPLRRRKLDIHYSIPKDNPSDKDVNQGTLVIFNLDSSVSTEELHKIFGVYGEIKEIRETPHKHHHKFIEYYDIRAAEAALSALNRSDIGGKQIKLEPSRPGGTRRLITKPEQEQDESSICQSPFDDLSSGRLASFSPGVIASSCMENGSAQAMHSSIQSPVGSYIESHQSSSVPNNLPSPLSLTSVSKQFGLHEPNRTMEEMMIGNQCIPSFHPHSLPEYHDGLANGIPINSSIIGSMAHNVGSRVTEGFNSRHIQGVGSNGHLMELGGGAFGSSGSGSLPAHHYLWNNSNSGQQHHSSRMIWPNSPSFTNGVHAHHLSHVPGFPKASPVMLNTVPQHHHVGSAPSLNLSLWERRRTYSGESPEASSFHLGSLGSAGFPGSSPPHPMEMASHNIFSHVGGNCMDMTKNAGLRPAQQMCHIFPGRNPMISMPASFDSPNERLRNLSHRRIESNVNYSDKKQYELDIERIMGGEDKRTTLMIKNIPNKYTSKMLLAAIDEYCRGTYDFIYLPIDFKNKCNVGYAFINMIDPQQITPFHKAFNGKKWEKFNSEKVASLAYARIQGKSALIAHFQNSSLMNEDKRCRPILFHTDGPNAGDPEPFPMGANIRSRLGKPRNSGSDENHHNMNPSTSANGEDSSVGTDSSGSD, from the exons ATGGTTCCATTTCCTAGCAGCAAGTTGGTTGCTCCATCCTCTTTGGAAAAAAATTCACCAGCTGGTGCATTGTCAGTGGATTACATGCAAGCCATGGATCAAAAAGAGAAACTATTGATTGGAGAAGGAAGTGCCAATATGTTGAAGAATTCATGGAATTCTGTGGATCATAATGCAAAATCTTGGTCAAACTTTTCTGTGCAGCCCGCATCTTATAATTTTGCTGGAAATAGGGCTGGTTTTGGTGCAACTCAGTGGGAAAGCAGTCTGTTTTCAAGCTCATTGTCTGAAGTATTTAATGCAAAGA TGAAATTACTGGAGAACGATGTTCAATCGCGTCGGCCTGCTAAAGCTGTTGCTTTAACCCATGAAGAAGATGAGCCTTTTGAATCACTTGAAGAACTCGAGGCTCAGACTATTGGTAATCTCCTTCCTGCTGAAGATGATCTGTTTTCTGGAGTGGCAGATGACTTGGGAATTAATGGTTTTATCAGTAATGGGGATGAGTTAGAGGACTTTGACCTGTTTATCACTGGCGGTGGAATGGAATTAGAAGGGAATGATCGTTTGAGTGTGGGAAGAAATTCTGATTCTGTTGGGGGTCTTAGCAATGGCCAAGTGGGTTCTAATGGTGCACTTGTGGGTGAACATCCATTTGGCGAACACCCTTCTAGAACACTTTTTGTCAGAAACATCAACAGTAATGTTGAAGATTCGGAGCTAAAGACTCTTTTCGAG CAATTTGGAGATATCCGAACTCTGTATACAGCCTGCAAGCATCGTGGTTTTGTTATGATCTCTTACTATGACATAAGAGCATCGCGGAATGCAATGAGATCTCTTCAGAATAAGCCCCTAAGGCGGAGGAAACTTGACATACATTATTCAATTCCGAAG GATAATCCATCTGACAAAGACGTTAACCAGGGCACTCTAGTGATTTTCAACCTTGATTCTTCTGTTTCGACAGAGGAGCTTCACAAAATATTTGGAGTTTATGGAGAAATCAAAGAG ATCCGTGAAACCCCGCACAAGCACCATCACAAATTCATAGAGTATTATGATATTCGAGCTGCAGAAGCAGCCCTTTCTGCCTTAAACAGGAGTGACATTGGTGGGAAGCAGATCAAACTTGAACCAAGCCGTCCTGGGGGCACAAGACG TTTGATCACAAAGCCTGAGCAGGAGCAAGATGAATCCAGTATTTGTCAAAGCCCTTTTGATGACTTATCATCTGGACGATTAG CATCATTTTCTCCTGGGGTAATTGCATCTAGCTGCATGGAAAATGGATCTGCCCAAGCTATGCACTCTTCTATTCAGTCCCCTGTGGGTTCATATATTGAATCTCATCAGAGTTCTAGTGTTCCGAATAACTTGCCCTCCCCATTGTCATTGACATCTGTCAGCAAACAATTCGGCCTTCATGAACCTAATCGCACCATGGAAGAAATGATGATTGGTAACCAATGCATTCCAAGTTTTCACCCCCATTCTTTGCCAGAGTATCATGATGGCTTAGCCAATGGTATTCCAATTAACTCCAGCATTATTGGAAGCATGGCCCACAATGTTGGTTCCAGAGTGACAGAAGGATTCAACAGCCGGCACATTCAAGGAGTAGGCTCAAATGGGCACCTGATGGAACTTGGCGGAGGCG CTTTTGGATCAAGTGGAAGTGGAAGTCTTCCCGCACATCATTACCTGTGGAACAATTCCAACTCCGGTCAGCAACATCATTCAAGTCGTATGATTTGGCCAAATTCACCATCATTTACCAATGGAGTTCATGCTCATCACCTTTCACATGTGCCTGGGTTTCCAAAAGCATCTCCGGTTATGCTCAACACAGTACCTCAACATCATCATGTTGGATCTGCACCATCCCTCAATCTCTCCCTGTGGGAAAGGCGACGTACTTATTCTGGGGAGTCTCCAGAAGCTTCTAGTTTCCATTTGGGCTCTCTTGGGAGTGCAGGTTTTCCTGGGAGCTCTCCGCCACATCCTATGGAAATGGCTTCCCACAACATTTTCTCTCATGTTGGTGGAAATTGTATGGACATGACTAAAAATGCTGGTCTACGCCCTGCTCAGCAAATGTGTCACATTTTCCCTGGGAGAAACCCAATGATATCAATGCCAGCCTCTTTTGATTCTCCCAATGAACGACTTAGAAACCTTTCACACCGTAGAATCGAATCTAATGTAAACTATTCAGATAAGAAACAGTATGAACTTGATATTGAGCGCATAATGGGCGGTGAAGACAAACGAACCACATTGATGATAAAGAACATACCAAACAA ATATACGTCTAAGATGTTACTGGCAGCAATTGATGAGTACTGTCGAGGAACTTATGACTTTATATACTTGCCAATTGACTTCAAG AACAAATGCAACGTGGGCTATGCATTCATAAACATGATTGATCCTCAACAGATTACTCCATTCCACAAG GCATTCAATGGCAAAAAATGGGAGAAGTTCAACAGTGAAAAGGTCGCGTCCCTTGCGTATGCTCGAATTCAGGGAAAATCTGCTCTTATTGCCCATTTTCAGAACTCGAGTTTAATGAATGAGGATAAGCGTTGTCGCCCTATACTATTCCATACTGACGGCCCGAATGCTGGTGACCCG GAGCCGTTTCCCATGGGTGCCAACATTCGATCAAGATTGGGCAAGCCACGAAACAGTGGTAGCGACGAGAACCACCATAATATGAACCCTTCAACTTCAGCAAACGGAGAGGATTCTTCTGTCGGAACAGACTCATCGGGTTCCGATTGA
- the LOC126671674 gene encoding protein MEI2-like 1 isoform X4 — protein sequence MPFEVMDQRGRTASSHYFEDVLLPAEIGFWKPHSMPDHQRTGGMVPFPSSKLVAPSSLEKNSPAGALSVDYMQAMDQKEKLLIGEGSANMLKNSWNSVDHNAKSWSNFSVQPASYNFAGNRAGFGATQWESSLFSSSLSEVFNAKMKLLENDVQSRRPAKAVALTHEEDEPFESLEELEAQTIGNLLPAEDDLFSGVADDLGINGFISNGDELEDFDLFITGGGMELEGNDRLSVGRNSDSVGGLSNGQVGSNGALVGEHPFGEHPSRTLFVRNINSNVEDSELKTLFEQFGDIRTLYTACKHRGFVMISYYDIRASRNAMRSLQNKPLRRRKLDIHYSIPKDNPSDKDVNQGTLVIFNLDSSVSTEELHKIFGVYGEIKEIRETPHKHHHKFIEYYDIRAAEAALSALNRSDIGGKQIKLEPSRPGGTRRLITKPEQEQDESSICQSPFDDLSSGRLASFSPGVIASSCMENGSAQAMHSSIQSPVGSYIESHQSSSVPNNLPSPLSLTSVSKQFGLHEPNRTMEEMMIGNQCIPSFHPHSLPEYHDGLANGIPINSSIIGSMAHNVGSRVTEGFNSRHIQGVGSNGHLMELGGGAFGSSGSGSLPAHHYLWNNSNSGQQHHSSRMIWPNSPSFTNGVHAHHLSHVPGFPKASPVMLNTVPQHHHVGSAPSLNLSLWERRRTYSGESPEASSFHLGSLGSAGFPGSSPPHPMEMASHNIFSHVGGNCMDMTKNAGLRPAQQMCHIFPGRNPMISMPASFDSPNERLRNLSHRRIESNVNYSDKKQYELDIERIMGGEDKRTTLMIKNIPNKYTSKMLLAAIDEYCRGTYDFIYLPIDFKNKCNVGYAFINMIDPQQITPFHKAFNGKKWEKFNSEKVASLAYARIQGKSALIAHFQNSSLMNEDKRCRPILFHTDGPNAGDPEPFPMGANIRSRLGKPRNSGSDENHHNMNPSTSANGEDSSVGTDSSGSD from the exons ATGCCTTTTGAAGTTATGGATCAAAGGGGTCGAACTGCTTCATCCCATTATTTTGAGGATGTGTTGTTACCTGCCGAG ATTGGGTTTTGGAAGCCGCATTCAATGCCCGATCATCAAA GAACTGGTGGAATGGTTCCATTTCCTAGCAGCAAGTTGGTTGCTCCATCCTCTTTGGAAAAAAATTCACCAGCTGGTGCATTGTCAGTGGATTACATGCAAGCCATGGATCAAAAAGAGAAACTATTGATTGGAGAAGGAAGTGCCAATATGTTGAAGAATTCATGGAATTCTGTGGATCATAATGCAAAATCTTGGTCAAACTTTTCTGTGCAGCCCGCATCTTATAATTTTGCTGGAAATAGGGCTGGTTTTGGTGCAACTCAGTGGGAAAGCAGTCTGTTTTCAAGCTCATTGTCTGAAGTATTTAATGCAAAGA TGAAATTACTGGAGAACGATGTTCAATCGCGTCGGCCTGCTAAAGCTGTTGCTTTAACCCATGAAGAAGATGAGCCTTTTGAATCACTTGAAGAACTCGAGGCTCAGACTATTGGTAATCTCCTTCCTGCTGAAGATGATCTGTTTTCTGGAGTGGCAGATGACTTGGGAATTAATGGTTTTATCAGTAATGGGGATGAGTTAGAGGACTTTGACCTGTTTATCACTGGCGGTGGAATGGAATTAGAAGGGAATGATCGTTTGAGTGTGGGAAGAAATTCTGATTCTGTTGGGGGTCTTAGCAATGGCCAAGTGGGTTCTAATGGTGCACTTGTGGGTGAACATCCATTTGGCGAACACCCTTCTAGAACACTTTTTGTCAGAAACATCAACAGTAATGTTGAAGATTCGGAGCTAAAGACTCTTTTCGAG CAATTTGGAGATATCCGAACTCTGTATACAGCCTGCAAGCATCGTGGTTTTGTTATGATCTCTTACTATGACATAAGAGCATCGCGGAATGCAATGAGATCTCTTCAGAATAAGCCCCTAAGGCGGAGGAAACTTGACATACATTATTCAATTCCGAAG GATAATCCATCTGACAAAGACGTTAACCAGGGCACTCTAGTGATTTTCAACCTTGATTCTTCTGTTTCGACAGAGGAGCTTCACAAAATATTTGGAGTTTATGGAGAAATCAAAGAG ATCCGTGAAACCCCGCACAAGCACCATCACAAATTCATAGAGTATTATGATATTCGAGCTGCAGAAGCAGCCCTTTCTGCCTTAAACAGGAGTGACATTGGTGGGAAGCAGATCAAACTTGAACCAAGCCGTCCTGGGGGCACAAGACG TTTGATCACAAAGCCTGAGCAGGAGCAAGATGAATCCAGTATTTGTCAAAGCCCTTTTGATGACTTATCATCTGGACGATTAG CATCATTTTCTCCTGGGGTAATTGCATCTAGCTGCATGGAAAATGGATCTGCCCAAGCTATGCACTCTTCTATTCAGTCCCCTGTGGGTTCATATATTGAATCTCATCAGAGTTCTAGTGTTCCGAATAACTTGCCCTCCCCATTGTCATTGACATCTGTCAGCAAACAATTCGGCCTTCATGAACCTAATCGCACCATGGAAGAAATGATGATTGGTAACCAATGCATTCCAAGTTTTCACCCCCATTCTTTGCCAGAGTATCATGATGGCTTAGCCAATGGTATTCCAATTAACTCCAGCATTATTGGAAGCATGGCCCACAATGTTGGTTCCAGAGTGACAGAAGGATTCAACAGCCGGCACATTCAAGGAGTAGGCTCAAATGGGCACCTGATGGAACTTGGCGGAGGCG CTTTTGGATCAAGTGGAAGTGGAAGTCTTCCCGCACATCATTACCTGTGGAACAATTCCAACTCCGGTCAGCAACATCATTCAAGTCGTATGATTTGGCCAAATTCACCATCATTTACCAATGGAGTTCATGCTCATCACCTTTCACATGTGCCTGGGTTTCCAAAAGCATCTCCGGTTATGCTCAACACAGTACCTCAACATCATCATGTTGGATCTGCACCATCCCTCAATCTCTCCCTGTGGGAAAGGCGACGTACTTATTCTGGGGAGTCTCCAGAAGCTTCTAGTTTCCATTTGGGCTCTCTTGGGAGTGCAGGTTTTCCTGGGAGCTCTCCGCCACATCCTATGGAAATGGCTTCCCACAACATTTTCTCTCATGTTGGTGGAAATTGTATGGACATGACTAAAAATGCTGGTCTACGCCCTGCTCAGCAAATGTGTCACATTTTCCCTGGGAGAAACCCAATGATATCAATGCCAGCCTCTTTTGATTCTCCCAATGAACGACTTAGAAACCTTTCACACCGTAGAATCGAATCTAATGTAAACTATTCAGATAAGAAACAGTATGAACTTGATATTGAGCGCATAATGGGCGGTGAAGACAAACGAACCACATTGATGATAAAGAACATACCAAACAA ATATACGTCTAAGATGTTACTGGCAGCAATTGATGAGTACTGTCGAGGAACTTATGACTTTATATACTTGCCAATTGACTTCAAG AACAAATGCAACGTGGGCTATGCATTCATAAACATGATTGATCCTCAACAGATTACTCCATTCCACAAG GCATTCAATGGCAAAAAATGGGAGAAGTTCAACAGTGAAAAGGTCGCGTCCCTTGCGTATGCTCGAATTCAGGGAAAATCTGCTCTTATTGCCCATTTTCAGAACTCGAGTTTAATGAATGAGGATAAGCGTTGTCGCCCTATACTATTCCATACTGACGGCCCGAATGCTGGTGACCCG GAGCCGTTTCCCATGGGTGCCAACATTCGATCAAGATTGGGCAAGCCACGAAACAGTGGTAGCGACGAGAACCACCATAATATGAACCCTTCAACTTCAGCAAACGGAGAGGATTCTTCTGTCGGAACAGACTCATCGGGTTCCGATTGA